One Thunnus thynnus chromosome 18, fThuThy2.1, whole genome shotgun sequence genomic region harbors:
- the ints7 gene encoding integrator complex subunit 7, whose protein sequence is MSLSTARSFLSEACYGEQELDANSALMELDKGLRSGKLGEQCEAVVLFPKLFQKYPFPILINSAFLKLADIFRLGNNFLRLCVLKVTQQSEKHLEKILNVDEFVKRVFSVIHSNDPVARAITLRMLGSLASIIPERKNAHHSIRQSLDSHDNVEVEAAIFAAASFSAQSKDFAAGICNKVSEMIQGLDTPVELKLKLIPMLQHMHHDASLASSSRELLQHLVNSYPSTPMVIVTLHTFTQLAASSLIDIPKQLQLLLQYLKDDPRKAVKRLAINDLKLLAKKAPHLWIRENTQTLCECALTSPYSSLKLGMLAVLSTLSGTIAIKQYFHNITGSASVPPRLTDLVKLAQECCYHSNLAVAAHGIIVLTNIAISYSEKDIVQLEQDTVLGVESLLMLCSQDSSPTAQATLKTALTSLVKLLKSRQHLSQSAVEFLLGQLHLSCDSSRVLMCHALAAIATHMPVLGDGMLGDLVDLYRVASHSSTDKQQELLVSLATVIFVASQSSLSAEVKTVIKQQLENVANGWTVYRIARQASRMGCHEFSSELYQSLRTRVASEHFYFWLNSLKEFSQAEQCLSHVEDGDYSGAMSAIAEALRSYQKGIASLTAASTPLSPLTFQCEFIKLRIDTLQALSQLICTCNSLKTSPPPAIATSIALTSGNELQRCGRISMQMKVCMDEFRSLAARYADLHQSSFDADYATLRNVELQQQSCLLVSHVIEALILDPQAASFQEYGTLGSVQTESEYERRMMSVFNRVLEEVEGLTKKHPPVSHLHTGCLCDAVIALLKVPLSFQRYFFQKLQSTSIKLALSPSPRTPSEPIPVQNTQQLTLKVEGVVQHGSSPGLFRKIQSVCLNVTSVLQSKSGPDYKIPLDTKTNEIEQRVEPHNDYFSTQFLLNFSILGTHTVTVEASVVDESGIEWKTGPKTMVSVKSLEDPYSQQLRHQLQQGGAQPAPQRSAYARF, encoded by the exons GAACAACTTCCTACGGCTCTGTGTGCTGAAAGTGACTCAACAGAGTGAGAAACATCTGGAAAAGATCCTCAATGTGGATGAATTTGTTAAAAGGGTGTTCTCCGTCATACATAGCAATGACCCAGTGGCCAGAGCCATCACTCTGAG GATGCTTGGTAGTTTGGCCTCCATCATCCCAGAGAGGAAGAATGCCCACCACAGTATTCGCCAGAGTCTGGACTCTCATGACAATGTGGAAGTGGAGGCTGCTATATTTGCTGCTGCAAGCTTCTCTGCACAGTCAAA AGACTTTGCAGCTGGAATTTGCAACAAAGTCAGTGAGATGATTCAAG GTTTAGACACTCCAGTGGAACTGAAGCTGAAGTTGATCCCCATGCTGCAGCACATGCACCATGATGCTAGCTTGGcatccagcagcagagagctTCTACAGCACCTGGTCAACTCTTACCCCTCCACCCCCATGGTCATCGTCACCCTGCACACCTTCACCCAGCTGGCTGCCTCTTCCCTTATCGATATACCCAAACAG TTGCAGCTCCTCCTTCAATACCTGAAAGACGACCCGAGAAAAGCTGTCAAGAGACTGGCGATAAATGACTTAAAGCTCCTGGCTAAAAAGGCTCCTCATCTGTGGATCAGAGAAAACACTCAG ACCCTCTGTGAGTGTGCGTTAACCAGCCCTTACAGCAGTTTGAAGCTGGGGATGTTGGCTGTACTCTCCACCCTTTCTGGAACAATCGCAATCAAGCAGTATTTTCATAATATCACAG GTAGCGCTTCAGTTCCCCCCCGTCTCACTGACCTGGTTAAACTAGCACAAGAATGCTGTTACCACAGTAACCTGGCGGTGGCTGCCCATGGAATCATAGTGCTCACCAACATCGCCATTTCCTATTCAGAAAAAG ATATTGTACAGTTGGAGCAGGACACAGTTTTGGGGGTGGAGTCCCTTCTGATGCTTTGCAGTCAAGACAGCAGCCCTACTGCCCAGGCCACGCTCAAA ACGGCCCTCACCTCATTGGTCAAGCTGCTGAAAAGTCGACAAcacctcagccaatcagctgtaGAATTCCTGCTCGGCCAGCTCCACTTATCCTGCGACTCCTCTCGCGTTCTCATGTGCCACGCTCTGGCAGCCATCGCCACCCACATGCCGGTGTTGGGCGACGGCATGCTGGGAGATCTGGTGGACCTCTACAGAGTAGCCAGTCACTCCTCCACTGACAAGCAGCAAGAGCTTCTG GTTTCCTTGGCAACAGTGATTTTTGTTGCCAGCCAGTCGTCTCTGTCAGCTGAAGTGAAGACTGTCATCAAACAGCAGCTGGAGAATGTTGCTAATGGTTGGACGGTGTACCGCATCGCACGGCAAGCTTCACGCATG GGATGTCACGAGTTCTCCAGCGAGCTGTACCAGAGTCTGCGGACCCGTGTGGCATCGGAGCACTTCTACTTCTGGCTGAACAGCCTGAAGGAGTTCTCCCAGGCCGAGCAGTGTCTGAGCCACGTAGAGGACGGAGACTACAGCGGAGCCATGAGTGCCATCGCAGAGGCCCTGCGCTCCTACCAAAAGGGCATCGCCTCCCTCACA GCCGCCAGCACTCCTCTGAGCCCACTCACGTTCCAGTGCGAGTTCATTAAGCTGCGGATCGACACCCTGCAAGCCCTGTCACAGCTCATTTGTACCTGCAACAGCCTGAAGACCAGCCCTCCTCCCGCCATTGCCACCAGCATCGCCCTCACCTCAGGCAATGAACTGCAGCGGTGTGGCCGCATCTCCATGCAG atgaagGTATGCATGGATGAGTTCAGAAGTCTAGCTGCTCGCTACGCCGATTTACACCAATCATCGTTTGACGCTGACTACGCTACCCTCCGTAACGTGGAGCT ACAACAACAGAGCTGTTTGCTTGTCTCCCATGTGATAGAGGCTCTGATACTGGACCCGCAGGCAGCCAG TTTTCAGGAGTACGGCACCCTTGGGTCGGTTCAGACCGAGAGCGAATATGAGCGACGGATGATGTCAGTCTTTAACAGAGTGCTGGAAGAAGTGGAGGGCCTCACCAAGAAACACCCCCCTGTTTCACACTTG CATACAGGTTGTCTCTGTGATGCTGTCATAGCTCTGCTGAAGGTACCGCTGTCTTTCCAGAGATATTTCTTCCAAAAGCTCCAGTCAACCAGCATTAAG ctggcTCTTTCTCCATCCCCACGAACACCAAGTGAGCCAATCCCAGTGCAGAACACCCAGCAGCTGACTCTCAAGGTAGAAGGAGTGGTGCAGCACGGTTCAAGCCCGGGACTCTTCAGGAAGATCCAGTCCGTCTGTCTCAATGTCACTTCTGTTCTCCAGAGCAAGTCAGGGCCTGACTACAAG ATCCCACTTGACACTAAAACTAACGAGATCGAGCAGCGGGTAGAACCCCACAACGACTACTTCAGCACCCAGTTCTTGCTGAATTTCTCCATCCTGGGCACTCATACCGTCACCGTGGAGGCCTCGGTGGTGGACGAGAGTGGCATCGAATGGAAGACCGGGCCCAAGACGATGGTTTCAGTCAAGTCCCTGGAGGATCCTTATTCCCAGCAGCTCCGACACCAGCTGCAGCAAGGTGGAGCCCAGCCTGCTCCGCAGAGGAGTGCATACGCTCGCTTCTAG